TCAAGGCGAATGTGTTTGGCATACCCCTCGAGGTCTCGGACGAGCCGGAGTCGACGATAATCGGCTCCGCCCTCCTGGGGGGATACGGCGTCGGACTTATCGACGACATCGGCGACGCAGCAAAAAGGATCTATAAGAAGTGCAAAAAAAGAAAGATAAGGCCGAACAGGAGTGCGGCCGCCCGCTATCGTGAGATACAGGGGCGGTTCAACCGGGTCTACGATAAGATGGTCGGTTTTTACGAGAATTACTAATTAAATATAGAAGGAAATCCATATGAGATTAACACGCCGTGATGTTGCAAGGATGATCGATTCGAGCATCGTGAGGCCCGAGGTGGACGAGTCGGAGCTTTACGAGTTCGCCCAGTCTGTAAAGAAATATAGATATATAGGGGCCCACGTCCTACCCTATTTCGTCGCGGAGCTGAACGGGCTTCTTGGCGGGGACGATGACATCCTGATCGGCACCGGGATAGGGTTCCCGTTCGGGAATCACAAGACAGACGTAAAACTGCTCGAGGCGAAGATTGCGCTTACTGACGGATGCAGGGAGCTTGACATGGTGATAAACGTCAGCGCGCTGTTGAGCAGGCGCCTCGATTACGTGATCGACGATATCAGGACTGTAAAAGAGGCGGCGGGAGAAAGGACGCTCAAGGTCATCCTCGAGGTCCACTGGCTCAATGATGACGACATAAAGCGGGGCTGCGAGTGCGTCATAAAGGGGGGGGCCGACTTCGTCAAGACCTCCACTGGGCACACGCC
The Candidatus Zymogenus saltonus DNA segment above includes these coding regions:
- the deoC gene encoding deoxyribose-phosphate aldolase, whose amino-acid sequence is MRLTRRDVARMIDSSIVRPEVDESELYEFAQSVKKYRYIGAHVLPYFVAELNGLLGGDDDILIGTGIGFPFGNHKTDVKLLEAKIALTDGCRELDMVINVSALLSRRLDYVIDDIRTVKEAAGERTLKVILEVHWLNDDDIKRGCECVIKGGADFVKTSTGHTPTGATRENIALLKSIVGDDLKIKASGGVRDLSTLVELYRLGATRFGIGGASAVNIMREFDKIPEGGVEV